In Desulforegula conservatrix Mb1Pa, the genomic window GGATGAAACTGCACGCCGTAAACATTTTGTCCGAGCTTAAAAGCCTGGAAAGTGCATTTCGTTGATACTGCAAGAACTTTTGTATCGAGCGGAGGTATAAATGAATCCGCATGCCATCCGAAAGCGGGCCATGATGAAGGAATTTCATTGAAGATTGGATCTTTTTTGCCATCAGAAGTAAGATCAACGGGCACACATCCTTTCTCACCGTAAAGGTCTTTTTTTAATTCCCCTCCGCATACCTTTGCCAGAAGCTGACCGCCAAGACATATGCCGAGAAACGGGATATCCTCTTCAGCTGCTTTTTTGATCCATCTGCAGACAGTTCTGATATACGGGAACCTCACATCATCATCCGCGCCCATGATTCCACCAAGCACAAGCAGAGCGACGGCATCTTCGGGCATTTCATCCGAAAATTCTGATTCCCATGCCTTCCAGAGATGAAAATCGAGACCAGACTCTTCAATTATCCCTTTAATTCTTCCCAAGGGTACCATGGGATCATTCTGTATTATATGGATCATTTAAGCCCTCCTTAATATCAGAAGTCAGTTAATTCTTAGCTATCCCCTGGAATCAACGTCACAGCAAAAAACCCTCGCTCCTTCCGGCGATTCAAACATGACTGAAAGGGTTATGCAAACAGCCTCGCCAGTTATTGACATATAAGGTCGTGTTACCTGAAGCTGCTCGGGATGAAGCACAGCTCTTCTCAGGTAATGCCTTCTGAACCAGTCTGCGCTTCTTGCGTCATGGAGAGGAATGAACCTTGGGTCTGATTTGTTAACAGATCGCGGAGATACGATGGTGGGGCCAATCTGAAGTCCTGAAGGATCAAGAAGATAACATCTTATTACGGATTCATGCATAAAAAGATTCATGCATGATTCCTCAAGACTTTTACCAAGCCGGCACTCATTCACTGCCTGGCAAAAAAGACGCCTGTAATCCTCATATTTTGTCTGTATATTCGAGTGGTTCTGAAAACTTGTTTTTTTAAATTTGGTGAAAAGGCTCTCAAAATCATGGGAACTTAAGGCAACTGTTTCAAGATTTGTTGTTGGTTTTGCAAAAAAATATCCCTGAACAAAATCCACATCCGATTCAATGGCAATGAAGGCCTGTTCTTCGGTTTCGATACCTTCCACAAGAACAAGGGAACCTGACTGATGGAGAAGATCGACAATCCCAGGAAGCATCTGTCTTATTCGTGGCTGATTTCCAGCCCTTGTTATCATCCCCTGTTCGAGCTTGACAATATGGGGATGCATGGACCATACCCTCTCAAAATTGGAATGGCCTGCACCGAAATCATCCACTGCAAGGAGGCAACCTGTTTCCCTGTAATAATTGATTGATGCTTCAAGTGCTTTTGAGTCGGCCTCGGGTTCTTCCACAAGCTCAACCACCACACGGTGGGGAGCTATTTTTGCTTCATCCAGCATACCCTTGAAAAAAGGGCCGAATTCAGAACCATGGATCATGACATATGGCGCTATGTTTAAAAATAGCCAGTTAACCTCATCACCAATACGCATGAAGTTTTTTGCGTGTATGTATCTGCAAAGCCGATCAAGCAGAACCACTTGCCAGGGTTCCATGGATTTGCCGAAAAGCATGGCAGGACTCACAGGAATTCCGTCCTTGCCCTTTGGCCTCAAAAGGGCCTCGTATCCGACTATTCTTTTATGGGCAAGACTGAAGATGGGCTGAAACGCCGAATCAAGAAGATATGATTCGAATAAACCGATTGTTCTGCCTTCATGCTCAACACAATTAAGGGAGACAGATTTCAGACTCAAGTCACGTTTTTGTAGGTTTTTATTAGCTTGAAATCCTTTTTCAGCTTCAAAAAGTTTTGTAGAATAATTCATTGATTTATCAAATAATATCTGTTCCAACATACTGTTCCCCTTGTTTATCCGATTGAATATTCGAGGCATCGGAATGAAAGGCCATCTTGTCAAATACCAAACCTGCCATTCCATAAAGCAAGGACAGTACCAAAATATTAATAGCTAATTTTATCAGATATTTATTTTTTACAATTGGGTTTCTTGCCATCAAACATGAAACAATTTTGTAAAATATCATATATATCCTGATACAAATCTGTATTATACATGATCAGAATAATAACAGCATGCTCATTTCCTTTTACAAATAACAAAAAGGTGAAACATGAAGGTATTTTTCCATGATGATTTCTACCAGGTTTACACATCTGAACCAGCTGCGGAACAAGGAAGAATGGAATCCATTGTCAAGGCCATTTCACCAATCGTATCTTTCAAGCAGGCCATACCTGCGCTAATTGATGATATAGAACTGGCTCATACCCAAAAGCATATAGCTGAGGTCAAAAGCGAAGGACTGTACGACATTGCGGCCCTTGCAGCAGGCGCAACCATCCAGGCCGCAAAAACAGGCCTCACTGAACCGTCCTTTGCCCTGGTCAGGCCACCGGGACACCATGCATCATCAGACAGCTGCTGGGGTTTCTGCTATTTCTCAAATATGGCCATAGCCATGCTATTATTAAAGAACGAGGGACTTATCCAGACCGCCCTTGTCCTTGACATTGACCTGCATTTTGGGGACGGTACGGCCAATATTCTCGATCCTCACGGCTGGGTAAAGGTTTATAATCCTCCTGAACGCAAGCGCGAAAAATACATGCAGAACACAGAAAAACTTCTTTCTGAAATTGATGTGGATATCATAGGAATATCAGCTGGATTTGATCATCACGTCGATGACTGGGGCAAAATGCTCGAAACAGATGATTATTTTTCTATAGCTAAAATGGTAAAAGCCGCTGCTAAAAAAAGCGGAGGAGGATATTTTGCCGTTCTTGAAGGCGGGTATAACCATGCTGTGCTTGGGCAAAACGCAAGGGCACTGATTGAAGGAATGATGTAAGAATTCGACTTGGAGTGACTTTACCACAAATGCAGGATTGCCTTGTTTGGTTAAATTGCCGCAAAAAAGGCCGATTCGTGGGTCGGACTAGAGCGTCCTTTGCTCGTAATCCGACATTGATCCGAATGCCTTGTATGGTTAATTTGCCATCAAAACAAGAGTGATGCATAGGTCGGATTAGGACGCCCTTTGTCCGTAATCCGACGTTAAGCCGGGTGCCGGCGAGGTATTATAACCCAGCCGAAAAAAGTAAGGCGAAGCTTCTGACTCTGACAATTATACAGTTGATAGGACAAGTGCCGGCGGGTCGCTTTTTGAAAAAAGCTCCGCAAAAACTTTTAAGTGCTTTAAACGATGGCAAGGTCGCAAAAAGTCAGAAAAGGCATCAGCGTCATGCCGGACTTGATCCAGCATTCAGTTATTTCAGACACTTCTGGATTTCGGCCTACTCCGGAATGACGGAATCGGAGTTTTTGAGACTCCAGCAAAATTAAAGAGTCATGAAAAAATCTGAGTCAGAGCTTCTGACAAATTCGAAACGCCGACCACTTCTATTCCATTAGCCTGAACAGTTCTTTTTGCATTGGACATGGGAACAATACATTTTGTAAAGCCCATCTTCTTTGCCTCTGAGATTCTCTGATCTATATGGCTCACAGCCCTTATTTCCCCTGTCAGCCCTATTTCTCCTATCACAACCGTTCCCTGAGGTATGGGCCTGTCAAGGAAACTTGATGCAGCTGCTGCTGCTATGCTCAAATCAGTCGAAGGTTCATCAACCTTTACACCGCCTGCGACATTCATGAATATGTCGTGTCCCATCAGATTTAGCCCTGCCCTTTTCTCAAGAACAGCAACGATCATGGCAACTCGATTTGAGTCAAGTCCGAGAATTGTTCTTCTCGGGGTTCCGTACGCGGTATTGCTTGCAAGTCCCTGAACTTCCACAAGAACCGGCCTTGTCCCTTCCATGCTCGCAGTAACTGATGAGCCAGGTGCGTTTTCAGGTCTTTCGGATAAAAATACGGCTGAAGGATTTGGAACTTCTTCAAGACCCTTTTCACCCATTTCAAAAACGCCTATTTCATTTGTCGAGCCGAACCGGTTCTTTACAGCCCTCAGTATTCTGAAAACGTGATTCCTGTCACCCTCAAAATACAGGACTGTATCAACCATATGTTCCATGAGCCTTGGCCCGGCGATGGCTCCGTCTTTTGTAACATGACCGATAAGAAATATTGGAATTCCTGACTTCTTGGCCATGATCATGAGTTTCATGGTTGATTCGCGTACCTGGGTAATGCTTCCCGGAGCAGACGGAACAGTGCTGTTATACATTGTCTGAATTGAATCTATGACAAGAACAGCAGGCTTTTCCTGCTCAGCTACACCAAGGATGATATCCACATCAATTTCAGATACAAGCAGAATCCCCTCCCTGCCAGCACCAAGCCTGCTTCCCCTCATCCTTATCTGGCGCGCGGATTCTTCGCCTGATACATAAAGAACCCTGCCTCCGCCTGATGCCAGACCGCAAAGAGCCTGAAGCATCAGCGTGGATTTTCCAATTCCAGGATCGCCGCCAATCAAAACAAGAGACCCAGGAACGATACCTCCACCAAGAACTCTGTCAAATTCACCAATGCCTGTAAGAACTCGCTGGTCATCGTTTTCCTCAACATCTGTGATTGAAGTTACTGTAACAGAAGATATTTTTAGGGAATCAGCCTTGCCAGTTTTTGTCTCTTCTGCGAATGCGTCCCATTCACCGCATTCAGGGCATTTCCCGAGCCATTTCAGGGAGTCGTATCCGCAGCTTCTACAACGATATATAGTCTTGCCTTTTTTCACAGTTGTGGGTTCCGTATTATCTGTTATGATCGTGTCTTTAAAGGCTAACAGCAACATTATCCGTTTCGCATTCAAGATGATACCAAGGCGGCAAGGAGGAAGCCCCGGAGGCGTACGTTGTTTGTACGTCGAGGAGCTGGCGACGATGCCAACACAGGTAGCGCTCTGAATGCGGAATGGATAAACATAGAGGTCAAATGATCGATTACCACATTCACACATCCC contains:
- a CDS encoding EAL domain-containing protein; the protein is MLEQILFDKSMNYSTKLFEAEKGFQANKNLQKRDLSLKSVSLNCVEHEGRTIGLFESYLLDSAFQPIFSLAHKRIVGYEALLRPKGKDGIPVSPAMLFGKSMEPWQVVLLDRLCRYIHAKNFMRIGDEVNWLFLNIAPYVMIHGSEFGPFFKGMLDEAKIAPHRVVVELVEEPEADSKALEASINYYRETGCLLAVDDFGAGHSNFERVWSMHPHIVKLEQGMITRAGNQPRIRQMLPGIVDLLHQSGSLVLVEGIETEEQAFIAIESDVDFVQGYFFAKPTTNLETVALSSHDFESLFTKFKKTSFQNHSNIQTKYEDYRRLFCQAVNECRLGKSLEESCMNLFMHESVIRCYLLDPSGLQIGPTIVSPRSVNKSDPRFIPLHDARSADWFRRHYLRRAVLHPEQLQVTRPYMSITGEAVCITLSVMFESPEGARVFCCDVDSRG
- a CDS encoding arginase family protein produces the protein MKVFFHDDFYQVYTSEPAAEQGRMESIVKAISPIVSFKQAIPALIDDIELAHTQKHIAEVKSEGLYDIAALAAGATIQAAKTGLTEPSFALVRPPGHHASSDSCWGFCYFSNMAIAMLLLKNEGLIQTALVLDIDLHFGDGTANILDPHGWVKVYNPPERKREKYMQNTEKLLSEIDVDIIGISAGFDHHVDDWGKMLETDDYFSIAKMVKAAAKKSGGGYFAVLEGGYNHAVLGQNARALIEGMM
- a CDS encoding type 1 glutamine amidotransferase, which gives rise to MIHIIQNDPMVPLGRIKGIIEESGLDFHLWKAWESEFSDEMPEDAVALLVLGGIMGADDDVRFPYIRTVCRWIKKAAEEDIPFLGICLGGQLLAKVCGGELKKDLYGEKGCVPVDLTSDGKKDPIFNEIPSSWPAFGWHADSFIPPLDTKVLAVSTKCTFQAFKLGQNVYGVQFHPEVTPFIVADWAALSGGESDKLEEFRVFYSEYKNISRQFLFNFFKIAACENKNGLCDQKWG
- the radA gene encoding DNA repair protein RadA produces the protein MLLLAFKDTIITDNTEPTTVKKGKTIYRCRSCGYDSLKWLGKCPECGEWDAFAEETKTGKADSLKISSVTVTSITDVEENDDQRVLTGIGEFDRVLGGGIVPGSLVLIGGDPGIGKSTLMLQALCGLASGGGRVLYVSGEESARQIRMRGSRLGAGREGILLVSEIDVDIILGVAEQEKPAVLVIDSIQTMYNSTVPSAPGSITQVRESTMKLMIMAKKSGIPIFLIGHVTKDGAIAGPRLMEHMVDTVLYFEGDRNHVFRILRAVKNRFGSTNEIGVFEMGEKGLEEVPNPSAVFLSERPENAPGSSVTASMEGTRPVLVEVQGLASNTAYGTPRRTILGLDSNRVAMIVAVLEKRAGLNLMGHDIFMNVAGGVKVDEPSTDLSIAAAAASSFLDRPIPQGTVVIGEIGLTGEIRAVSHIDQRISEAKKMGFTKCIVPMSNAKRTVQANGIEVVGVSNLSEALTQIFS